Genomic window (Neorickettsia findlayensis):
TACTTGTTTATCGGTACGGACCTTATCTGTTATTATCTTTTGGAAAATGGTCTAGAGTTATTTTTTTAACAAGACGGTATTAGTTTCTATGACGTGCATATCCAGGACTGGATGTTAATGCTAAAACACTTAGTTTAATTTTCTGTGATTAGTGTGATAACGCCCGAGGAAAAACTATCTGCTCTAAGGAGAATAATGAAAGATAACAGGATAGAAGCTCTTCTTATAACTGTTACTGATGAATTTTTACTTGAATCTCCTCTTCCTTGTAATAACCGCCTTAAATGGCTTACTGGATTCTGTGGATCATTTGCCCTAGCTCTTGTTACATCCGATAAGGCATATTTTTTTACTGATTCCAGGTATTTGATTCAGGTTAAGCTTGAAGTTTCTGAAATATATACGTGCCTACAATTTAGTTTAGGTGAAATTGAGCGCGTGATAAATAAAAATCGTATTCACAGAATTTATTACGATTCACGATCACTTAACCGTATTATGTTGAGGTTCTTCCCGAGTCAGATGGAGCCTTTGGATTGGAATCCAATTGATTTTCTCTGGGATAGAAAGACAGCGACTGTTGGAAAGGTTATGGCTCACCCGCTTTGTTATGCAGGGTTGTCTAGTCAAGAAAAGTGTAAACAAATTATTGAGGTAATAGGTGGCAATGACTATTTTTTTTCTAATTCAGAATCTGTGTGCTGGTTAGCAAATATACGTGGTTCGGATCTTGAATATACACCTGTAGTTTGTTGTAGAGCTATTCTTTATTCGAATGGGTTGCTTAGAATCTTTCTACGGGGCCCGGTAGACGATCTACCTTCGTTAGAAAGCCATATAGAAGTTTTCCGCTTAGAAGAATTAAAGTTTTACTTGACCCAGTTAAAATCGGTAGCTCTAGATGTGCAGAACGTAAACATTTACTATTTAAACTTAATGAGCGGTGTGCAAATTACTAATTTGCAGGATCCATCGATCATTATGAGAGCTTGTAAAAACGGCACGGAACTTGAAGGTAGTATAGCAGCTCATAAAAGAGATGGTTTGGCTCTAACAAACTTCTTAAACTGGCTAAAAGTAAACGACTCCTCAGATGAATTAACATCAGCAGAGGTATTGCTAAGTTTTAGAAAAGAGCAAGATCTGTTCTTTTCGCTCAGTTTTCCTACGATTTCTGCATTTGGTCCACACGGCGCAATAGTGCACTATACTCCTTCCAAAAAGAGCAATCTGCGGTTTGCGCCAGGCAACCTGTATTTAGTCGACTCCGGTGCTCAATACCTTGATGGTACCACGGACGTAACACGTACTATTGCAATAGGTGAGCCCACTGAAGAACAAAAGTTTCATTATACTCTTGTGCTAAAGGCGCATATTGGGCTTGCTAAATCTGTATTTCCAGCTGGAACTACTGGCAGACAGTTGGATGCACTGGCTAGATCTCACTTGTGGAGTTACAAGCTTGATTACGCTCATGGTACCGGTCATGGTGTTGGAAGCTTCCTAAATGTTCATGAAGGGCCTCATTCATTTGGAAGTGATGTTCCGCTAAAAGCAGGTATGATTATCTCAAATGAACCTGGTCTCTATTTCGAGGGGAAATATGGCATAAGGCTAGAGAATCTTATGTATGTAAAGAACGCTGGAGATGGGTTTTTAAGTTTCACTCCCCTTACCCTTGTTAATTTTGATGAGAAGCTAATACTGCTTGACATGCTCTCCGATTGTGAATCACAATGGCTGGAAGATTATTCAAATCTAGTGAGAAAGACGCATAACTCTTAGTTCTTTTTTCCGAAAAGGTCTCAGTACATCAGAAAAGAACAAGTTAGGCCCATGATGATGCGCGGCTTCCTATTTTTTGCTAATGGTACTTTTTTGAGGATGAAAAGAATTAGGCTTACGCATCTGAATTATCGCCTCCTCTAAAACAGCTAGGCTAACAGGGTCATTCATCCTATGGTCAGCACCACGAAGCAAGCGCACCTCCCCGTATGGAGCATCTAAGTGCTCAAGTAGCCTAATAGATTTCTGATATGAAACAATGTCATCAGCAAGACCGTGTAAAAGAATAACAGGACAAAAAATAGTTAATTCCTTGTCTAATATGAGATTTTTTTTACCATCCTCTAAAAATGCCCTTGTGACTAGGAGTTCCCTGCCAGTATCAAACGAAAAAATAAAATAACCTTGTTCTATGAGCTTCTGACGCGTTTCAGGGGTGAATTGCCTATCGAGATCTTCAGTAAAATCAGGTGCAGCAGCAACCCCAATTAGACCCTTGACTCTTTCAGGCAAGGACTTAGCCAATGCAAACATCATCCAACCACTCATGCTCGAGCCGATTAGAATCTGCTTACCAATGGTCACATTTTTTAGCACCTCAAGTGCGTTTTGAGTCCAGATACTTATGCTGCCATCTTGGAAGTCTCCATCTGATAGCCCGTGGCCAAAGTAATCAAATCTAGTAAAAGTAATTCCATTTTCTTTGCAAAAAAGTCTTAGATGTTCGGACTTAGTGCTTGTCATATCTGATGCACGACCGCACATGAAAAGAATTCCATCCTCAGAACGCCCTGCAAAGGTTTGGTAGGCTATTTTTCCAGTTGGTGTAGACAAATACTGTGTAGACATGAAATATCCGATCTGCAAGAATCGCGTAATTTTAACTTGTCTTTTGCAGAATGAAAACAACAGAATAGAAGAACTGCGACACTATCAACTTCTTGTTTCGAGTTCATGCATAGGAAATGCAAAAGGGCCCGAAAACACACTACTCAACCTTCAATAGCATAAAAATTCGGAAAGGACGTTTACTCTGGCAGCGGAACGGGCGAATCAGAGAGACTACGCAGGTACATTATTAAACTTGCTATATCCTGAGGGTTGGAAAGTCCTGCAAAAGACATTTTAGTCCCCTTGATGTACGAAGATGGTTTGTATAGTAGATATATCATTGAGCTATAATCCCAGGTACCACCTTTTTCTAGTAAAGCTTTAGAGTACTTAAATGCATCTCCCAAGTGAGCTTTATTTTTTCCCAAAATATCCCAAAGATTAGGACCAACTTTATTGTGCCCACCTTTTTCGAAGGTGTGACAGGCGACGCACTTTTTAGATAATTTTTTACCTTCTTCTAGATTCGCATCTTTGAAGAAGGTAGCCATATCAACGGTTGCTGGGTCAAATTTGTTTTTTTGTGGGTCTAGAGTTTCGGCATTCGCAACCACATATTGGTAATGCGCAACTTCTTTGGGGTGGTAGAGAACGTCCACTATGTTACTTACGGATAGAATTGTTATTCCAAATAGCAGTACAGATGCAAAAAGCTTATTAAATTCCAGATCTTTCATAAGGAAAAGTAATGACAACAGGCGTATCGCATGCGGAAATGATACACGAATTAACCACCTTTCTTCAATGGGTACAAAAACCAGGTTTTGTATTCTTTATGCAGACAATTTGTAGTTTTATTTCTTCATTTGCATTTCATTCTTGTAAAAAAATGAAGTCTGCCCGTATATTGTCAGTCAGCACCTTTTCAAGAGCAATCGGAAAGCATTTGTGCTCAGCTTTTAGTATTCTCTTGCTTAGTGAGTCGACGGTGTCATTTTTAAACACCGGAACAGCACCTTGGATAATTATCTTTCCTGCGTCAACCTCGGGTGTAACATAGTGTACGGTGCATCCAGTGATCTTTACTCCCGCTGCCAGTGCTTTTGCTTGGGCATTTAATCCTTTGAATGATGGTAGTAGAGAAGGGTGAATATTGATGATGTTACACCCAACGCTTGATATGAAATCCTTACTCAATATTTTCATGAACCCAGCAAGACATATAAGATCCACCTTTGTATATGACAATACAGTGAGTATCTCTTCTTCTGAGGTGCAAATTCGAGTTTCTATACCATAAGCATTGGCTATGCTTACGCCACCGGCATTTGACTTATTTGAAATTACAAGATCAACAGAGAAAATTTCCTTTCCTTCATTTTTCGAGAAATCCAGCAGGGATTTCATATTTGAACCCCTGCCTGAAATAAAAATGGCAACCTTCTTTTTCATTCAACCCTAAAAACACAGAGCTTTATTTTCCTTTGCGGGGATGTAGATAAAGCAAAGGTTCACTGAGAAGACTCTTTAGCTGATTCTGATATAAATTCGGTTAGGAGTCGTACACCAAATCCGGAAGCTCCAGTGGTAGAAAAATGAGAAGTACTGTTATTCCACGCAACGCCGGCAATATCCAGGTGAGCCCATTTTGTTCCGTCATTTATAAATCGTTTGAGGAACTGAGCTGCTGTTATGCTGTCTGCACCATGATTTTCTGTAGAGATGTTCTTCACGTCTGCGACTTCGGAATTCATGAGACCATCGTAGTTTTTTGACATAGGCATTCTCCACAGTTTCTCACCAACCTTTTTTCCGATATTTACGAGGTTTTCTGCAAGTACATCGTCATTCGAGAATAATCCAGCATGATCATGTCCTAAAGCAACGACTATTGCTCCTGTGAGTGTAGCTACGTCTATTACTTGG
Coding sequences:
- a CDS encoding aminopeptidase P family protein; the protein is MITPEEKLSALRRIMKDNRIEALLITVTDEFLLESPLPCNNRLKWLTGFCGSFALALVTSDKAYFFTDSRYLIQVKLEVSEIYTCLQFSLGEIERVINKNRIHRIYYDSRSLNRIMLRFFPSQMEPLDWNPIDFLWDRKTATVGKVMAHPLCYAGLSSQEKCKQIIEVIGGNDYFFSNSESVCWLANIRGSDLEYTPVVCCRAILYSNGLLRIFLRGPVDDLPSLESHIEVFRLEELKFYLTQLKSVALDVQNVNIYYLNLMSGVQITNLQDPSIIMRACKNGTELEGSIAAHKRDGLALTNFLNWLKVNDSSDELTSAEVLLSFRKEQDLFFSLSFPTISAFGPHGAIVHYTPSKKSNLRFAPGNLYLVDSGAQYLDGTTDVTRTIAIGEPTEEQKFHYTLVLKAHIGLAKSVFPAGTTGRQLDALARSHLWSYKLDYAHGTGHGVGSFLNVHEGPHSFGSDVPLKAGMIISNEPGLYFEGKYGIRLENLMYVKNAGDGFLSFTPLTLVNFDEKLILLDMLSDCESQWLEDYSNLVRKTHNS
- a CDS encoding c-type cytochrome; amino-acid sequence: MKDLEFNKLFASVLLFGITILSVSNIVDVLYHPKEVAHYQYVVANAETLDPQKNKFDPATVDMATFFKDANLEEGKKLSKKCVACHTFEKGGHNKVGPNLWDILGKNKAHLGDAFKYSKALLEKGGTWDYSSMIYLLYKPSSYIKGTKMSFAGLSNPQDIASLIMYLRSLSDSPVPLPE
- the purN gene encoding phosphoribosylglycinamide formyltransferase codes for the protein MKKKVAIFISGRGSNMKSLLDFSKNEGKEIFSVDLVISNKSNAGGVSIANAYGIETRICTSEEEILTVLSYTKVDLICLAGFMKILSKDFISSVGCNIINIHPSLLPSFKGLNAQAKALAAGVKITGCTVHYVTPEVDAGKIIIQGAVPVFKNDTVDSLSKRILKAEHKCFPIALEKVLTDNIRADFIFLQE
- a CDS encoding alpha/beta hydrolase, translated to MSTQYLSTPTGKIAYQTFAGRSEDGILFMCGRASDMTSTKSEHLRLFCKENGITFTRFDYFGHGLSDGDFQDGSISIWTQNALEVLKNVTIGKQILIGSSMSGWMMFALAKSLPERVKGLIGVAAAPDFTEDLDRQFTPETRQKLIEQGYFIFSFDTGRELLVTRAFLEDGKKNLILDKELTIFCPVILLHGLADDIVSYQKSIRLLEHLDAPYGEVRLLRGADHRMNDPVSLAVLEEAIIQMRKPNSFHPQKSTISKK